A single Desulfovibrio piger DNA region contains:
- the thiS gene encoding sulfur carrier protein ThiS — MQLTINGEACTCAEGLTVAALLREREHDATAVVVEHNGRIVPAADFAATALNEGDVLEIVQFVGGG; from the coding sequence ATGCAACTCACCATCAATGGCGAAGCCTGTACCTGTGCCGAAGGCCTGACCGTGGCGGCCCTGCTGCGGGAGCGGGAACACGATGCCACCGCCGTGGTCGTGGAACACAACGGCCGGATCGTGCCCGCCGCGGACTTCGCGGCCACCGCCCTGAACGAAGGCGACGTGCTGGAGATCGTGCAGTTCGTGGGCGGCGGTTAG